One segment of Acropora muricata isolate sample 2 chromosome 8, ASM3666990v1, whole genome shotgun sequence DNA contains the following:
- the LOC136926684 gene encoding ATP-dependent DNA helicase RecQ-like, translated as MAAITADQWKLAFEAVKEQFELSDILPEQRESIKAFFDGKVVFVNLPTGYGKSLIFQSLPIVADIVKSKPRGSSVVVVISPLRSLMDDQVPYLNNMGIPAIAITNVEDPETIQQVLNGNFIVVFGSPECLLSTHTWRGIFKCQGFTEMLIGVAIDEAHCITQWGLPGAKKVPFRKWYGCLGELRSLIPKECQIMVLTATATKVTKQQILTTLQLSSSEIKFVDQSPDRPNLFYVTQYLDKNESMERAFSSLIHELKLMGTKTPRTLIYCQTRKQCAVIFRVFEVYLGKQMYHASISTRNRIIEMYHAGTPASVKEHISQAMATDDGKIRVLICTVAFGMGVNCKSVRRVIHFGPSKSVELYIQESGRAGRDSLQSTCILLYNGLLSANCDNDMKHYVQINQCRRKWLMEHFGCQSNHVNYNTHKCCDICASRCTCESDDCGVFWRPYQDGDHLPELQLSACDGQRNLITRIVNKQQKEQLREKLVKYHQDMIKQVEFQKMVTCPNYLLEFNAFHIDQVVANCHRLFTIEDILGAVEIWRHQYARAVLQLLSEVFGDIDKELTCHEHEDASPDETFASDWDLRK; from the exons ATGGCGGCGATCACGGCAGATCAGTGGAAATTAGCATTCGAAGCGGTGAAAGAGCAGTTCGAACTTTCTGACATCCTGCCAGAGCAACGGGAATCAATCAAAGCTTTTTTTGATGGtaaagttgtttttgttaatcTCCCCACTGGTTACGGGAAATCGTTGAtctttcaaagccttccaattGTCGCGGATATTGTTAAGTCTAAACCTCGTGGTTcaagtgttgttgttgtcatcTCTCCTTTACGTTCACTGATGGATGACCAAGTGCCATATTTGAACAATATGGGTATCCCAGCAATAGCCATTACGAATGTGGAAGACCCAGAAACAATTCAGCAGGTTTTGAATGGCAACTTTATTGTCGTGTTTGGTTCTCCCGAGTGTTTGTTGTCTACTCATACCTGGAGAGGCATTTTTAAATGCCAAGGTTTTACTGAAATGTTGATCGGAGTTGCTATCGACGAGGCCCACTGTATAACGCAATG GGGCTTGCCTGGTGCCAAGAAGGTCCCCTTCAGAAAATGGTATGGCTGTTTGGGGGAACTGAGGTCATTAATTCCCAAGGAGTGCCAAATTATGGTCTTAACTGCAACAGCAACAAAAGTTACAAAGCAGCAGATATTAACCACCCTCCAATTGTCCTCCAGTGAAATCAAGTTTGTTGATCAGAGCCCAGACAGACCAAATCTATTTTATGTCACACAATATTTGGACAAAAACGAATCAATGGAAAGAGCATTTTCATCATTAATTCATGAATTGAAGTTGATGGGGACAAAAACACCAAGAACACTAATTTACTGCCAAACACGTAAACAATGTGCTGTTATATTTCGTGTATTTGAGGTCTACCTTGGAAAACAAATGTACCATGCGAGCATTTCAACTCGAAACCGAATCATTGAGATGTATCATGCTGGTACCCCTGCATCAGTAAAGGAACACATTTCCCAAGCCATGGCTACAGATGACGGAAAAATTCGAGTATTGATCTGCACAGTTGCATTTGGCATGGGTGTCAATTGTAAGAGTGTGCGAAGGGTCATCCATTTTGGTCCTTCGAAATCTGTTGAATTGTACATCCAAGAGTCTGGACGTGCTGGACGAGATAGCTTACAAAGTACATGTATACTCTTATACAATGGTTTGTTATCTGCTAATTGTGACAATGACATGAAACACTATGTTCAGATCAACCAGTGCCGTAGAAAGTGGTTAATGGAACATTTTGGTTGCCAAAGTAACCATGTAAACTACAACACCCACAAGTGTTGTGATATTTGTGCCAGTCGGTGCACATGTGAAAGTGATGACTGTGGTGTGTTTTGGAGACCATATCAAGATGGAGACCATTTACCAGAGCTACAATTGAGTGCTTGTGATGGTCAAAGAAATCTTATCACTAGAATTGTAAATAAACAGCAAAAAGAACAGTTGAGGGAAAAGCTTGTGAAGTATCATCAAGACATGATAAAACAAGTTGAATTTCAAAAGATGGTAACCTGTCCTAACTATCTTTTGGAATTTAATGCATTTCACATTGATCAAGTTGTTGCAAATTGTCACCGACTATTTACAATTGAGGACATACTTGGTGCAGTTGAAATATGGAGACACCAGTATGCTAGAGCTGTACTACAATTGCTCAGTGAAGTATTTGGTGATATTGACAAGGAACTGACTTGTCATGAGCATGAAGATGCATCACCAGATGAAACATTTGCCTCTGACTGGGACCTA AGAAAATAG